The Amycolatopsis sp. DG1A-15b genome contains the following window.
ACGGCAGCAGTCTCGGCTGCTGGAACGCGACCGAAACCGTCCCGGTGACTTCCACGCCGCCTTCGACGTCGGAATCCAGACCGGCGAGCACCCGCAGGAGCGTCGACTTGCCGGACCCGCTGCGGCCGAGCAGGGCGACGAACTCGCCGCGCTCGACGGTCAGGTCGAGTCCGGACAGGACGGTCCGGTCGCCGAACCGCTTGGTGAGGCCGCGGACCTCGGCTACCGGGTTCGCCACCGCAGCACCTTCCGTTCGAGCAGCCGGACCAGCGCGTCGGTGACCAGGCCGAGCAGGGCGTACAGGACCAGCCCGACGACCACGACGTCGGTGCGCAGGAATTCGCGGGCGTTGTTGATGAGGTAGCCGACCCCGGCGTCGGCGTTGACCGTCTCGCCGACGATCAGCGCGAGCCAGGCGAGGCCGAGCGACTGCCGCAACCCGACGAGCGCCTGCGGCAGCGCGCCGGGCAGGACGACGTGCCAGAGCCGTTCCGCGTGGCTGAACCCGAGCGCCCGCGAGGCTTCGACGAGGGCCGGGTCGGCGCCGCGGATTCCCGAGTGAACGTTGAGGTAGAGCGGGAAGGCCACGCCGAGCGCGACCAGCACGATCTTCGTCTCCTCGCCGATGCCGAACCACAGGATGAACAGCGGGATCAGGCCGAGGAACGGCAGGGTGCGCAGCATCTGCACCGGCGGGTCGACCAGGGCTTCGCCCCAGCGGGACAGGCCGGAGACGATGCCGAGCAGGACGCCGGCGACCGCGCCGAGCGCGAAACCGGCGCCGACCCGGCCGAGCGAAACGGCGAAGGCGTCACCGAGTTCGCCGCTGCGCGCGGCTTCGACGCCGGCCTGCACGACCGTCCACGGGGAACTGAGCTTGTCGGGCGGCAGGACGCCGGTGGCGCTGGCGATCTGCCAGGCCGCGAGGAGCACCACCGGGCTGATCCAGCGTTTGAGATCGGGCCGCCGCACGGCCTTGCGCGGCGGCCGGTCGGCGGAGCGGGCGCGCGGAAGCACGCCCGTGGTGGAAATCGACACGGATTTCTCCCGGGGACGGGGACGTTCTCGGATTGCGTGGTCCCGACCATCCGGGGAGTGGGAGCCGAAGTCAATCGGCGCCCACTCCGTGAACGCCCCGCGTTTCACCCCGTGGAACGACTTGGCTCAGCCGCCGAACATGACCTTCCATTCGTCGAGCGAGCGCGGCCGGTAGACGAAGTTGGTGCGCTTCACCTCCGACAGCGCGGCCGACGGCTCGGCCGAGTACTGGTGGCCGGGGTGGACGACCGGGTCGCCGGGCAGGCCGGCGAGCGCCTGCAGGCTGCGGTAGATCTCTTCGGCGTCGCCGCCCGGGAAGTCGGTGCGGCCACAGCCTTCCAGGAAGAGCGTGTCACCGGAGACGAGCTTGTCCTCGACCAGGAAGCACTGGCTGCCCGGCGTGTGCCCGGGCGTGTGCAGCAGCCGGATGGGAATGGCCCCGACCTCGAGGACGTCGTCGTGGTCGTGCGCGCGCAGGTCGCTGCCGGACACGCCGGTGACCCGCCGGACCCACTCGGTCTCGGCGCCGTTGACGTGGATCGGCACCTGCTCGACGGCGAGCAGCTCGGCGATCCCGGGCAGGGAGAAGCCGAGCATCTCGCCGCCGACGTGGTCGGGGTGGTGGTGGGTCGCCAGCACGCCGGTGAGCCGCATCCCATCCTGCTCCAGGACGTCGAGCAGGTCCCGCACGGCGTAGGCCGGGTCGACGATGACGGCGTCCCC
Protein-coding sequences here:
- a CDS encoding MBL fold metallo-hydrolase, coding for MTDRLYFRQLLAGRDFAVGDPVATQMANFAYLIGDRETGDAVIVDPAYAVRDLLDVLEQDGMRLTGVLATHHHPDHVGGEMLGFSLPGIAELLAVEQVPIHVNGAETEWVRRVTGVSGSDLRAHDHDDVLEVGAIPIRLLHTPGHTPGSQCFLVEDKLVSGDTLFLEGCGRTDFPGGDAEEIYRSLQALAGLPGDPVVHPGHQYSAEPSAALSEVKRTNFVYRPRSLDEWKVMFGG
- a CDS encoding ABC transporter permease yields the protein MSISTTGVLPRARSADRPPRKAVRRPDLKRWISPVVLLAAWQIASATGVLPPDKLSSPWTVVQAGVEAARSGELGDAFAVSLGRVGAGFALGAVAGVLLGIVSGLSRWGEALVDPPVQMLRTLPFLGLIPLFILWFGIGEETKIVLVALGVAFPLYLNVHSGIRGADPALVEASRALGFSHAERLWHVVLPGALPQALVGLRQSLGLAWLALIVGETVNADAGVGYLINNAREFLRTDVVVVGLVLYALLGLVTDALVRLLERKVLRWRTR